The following are encoded in a window of Phaseolus vulgaris cultivar G19833 chromosome 3, P. vulgaris v2.0, whole genome shotgun sequence genomic DNA:
- the LOC137808623 gene encoding uncharacterized protein isoform X2, whose protein sequence is MIDLLLTKPNWNDVVDDQDSIRSRMSLLTDLETVIWSAVDRAEARLWLCNTVAGFNCVTLLHQRDLFRALLRTPRTKRDLASQLLHFMFDTSPHKLGSVLARRSHVLEKFFQGNPKRVLLWFSCSSSGGGLEQGKGFKALSQFAFKNRDICWEELEWKGKHGQSPAVVATKPHYFLDLDIQKTVENFLEHVPEFWSSDEFAESVKDGDIFFIDRSFFVQYFIDLMYKEEYKDIWDVVNEFLGQQPFSSLCGRLLIVLEDQDLCYLVESLCESLGPRMELQQFNDISNLFAILVSKCGAYGSIDQLLLLNAVTAQRRQLLRLLRDEEAWEPQEKINEIVSKMSAIPSNPNILTTILKNKYKMKTIEVIKYVGLLSWLLYYRLSRECQNPESWESLFVNNQIGFRNSNKHTLPERDGPSEEDCSGFDSSSSVRVKSRRKKKARKKKRTYYRDEDGDDDELLDYDSASQKLVSLSNTRSWLLSTDGYSSGLSSIYQSTFIDSACLGG, encoded by the exons ATGATCGACTTGTTGTTGACGAAGCCCAATTGGAACGACGTCGTAGACGATCAAGATTCAATTCGATCCAGAATGTCCCTTCTCACCGACTTGGAAACCGTTATTTGGTCCGCGGTTGATCGCGCCGAGGCGCGTTTATGGCTCTGCAACACCGTCGCGGGTTTCAACTGCGTCACTTTACTCCATCAGCGTGACCTGTTTCGGGCTTTGCTAAGAACACCAAGGACGAAGCGCGATTTGGCGTCTCAGCTTCTGCATTTCATGTTCGACACCTCGCCCCACAAACTTGGTTCCGTTTTGGCTCGGAGGAGTCACGTGCTTGAGAAATTTTTTCAAG GTAATCCCAAGCGAGTATTGCTGTGGTTTTCCTgctcttcctctggcggtggACTAGAGCAGGGGAAAGGTTTCAAGGCACTGTCCCAGTTTGCATTTAAAAATAGAGATATTTGTTGGGAGGAGCTGGAGTGGAAAGGAAAGCACGGGCAGTCACCAGCAGTAGTTGCTACTAAGCCCCATTATTTTCTGGATTTGGATATTCAGAAAACTGTAGAAAACTTTCTAGAACATGTACCTGAGTTTTGGTCATCTGATGAGTTTGCTGAGTCAGTGAAGGATGgtgatatttttttcattgaCAGGTCATTCTTTGTGCAATATTTCATTGATTTAATGTATAAGGAGGAATATAAAGACATATGGGATGTTGTAAATGAATTCCTTGGGCAGCAGCCCTTCTCCTCTCTGTGTGGACGTCTTCTTATTGTTCTTGAAGATCAAGACTTATGCTACCTTGTGGAATCGCTTTGTGAATCTCTTGGCCCAAGAATGGAACTTCAACAATTCAATGACATCAGTAATTTGTTTGcgattttagtttctaaatgtGGTGCTTATGGATCTATTGACCAGTTACTGCTGCTAAATGCTGTCACTGCACAGCGGAGGCAGCTTCTACGCCTATTACGTGATGAAGAGGCTTGGGAGCCACAAGAAAAAATCAATGAAATTGTGTCAAAGATGTCTGCAATCCCAAGCAATCCTAATATCTTGACAACAATCTTAAAGAACAAATATAAGATGAAAACTATTGAAGTGATAAAGTATGTGGGACTTCTGTCATGGCTTCTTTACTATAGACTGTCACGAGAATGCCAGAACCCCGAGTCTTGGGAGTCTTTGTTTGTTAATAATCAAATTGGTTTTCGTAACTCTAATAAACATACATTGCCAGAGCGGGATGGACCATCAGAAGAAGATTGTTCTGGTTTTGATAGCAGTTCTTCAGTTAGAGTAAAAAGTAGAAGAAAAAAGAAGGCTAGAAAGAAGAAGAGGACCTATTATCGTGATGAAGATGGTGACGATGATGAACTGCTAGATTATGATTCTGCTAGCCAGAAGTTAGTTTCTCTGTCAAATACTAGAAGTTGGTTGCTTTCAACTGATGGATACTCTTCAGGGTTGAGCAGT ATTTACCAGAGTACCTTCATAGACAGTGCTTGTCTAGGTGGATGA
- the LOC137808623 gene encoding uncharacterized protein isoform X1 encodes MIDLLLTKPNWNDVVDDQDSIRSRMSLLTDLETVIWSAVDRAEARLWLCNTVAGFNCVTLLHQRDLFRALLRTPRTKRDLASQLLHFMFDTSPHKLGSVLARRSHVLEKFFQGNPKRVLLWFSCSSSGGGLEQGKGFKALSQFAFKNRDICWEELEWKGKHGQSPAVVATKPHYFLDLDIQKTVENFLEHVPEFWSSDEFAESVKDGDIFFIDRSFFVQYFIDLMYKEEYKDIWDVVNEFLGQQPFSSLCGRLLIVLEDQDLCYLVESLCESLGPRMELQQFNDISNLFAILVSKCGAYGSIDQLLLLNAVTAQRRQLLRLLRDEEAWEPQEKINEIVSKMSAIPSNPNILTTILKNKYKMKTIEVIKYVGLLSWLLYYRLSRECQNPESWESLFVNNQIGFRNSNKHTLPERDGPSEEDCSGFDSSSSVRVKSRRKKKARKKKRTYYRDEDGDDDELLDYDSASQKLVSLSNTRSWLLSTDGYSSGLSSADLPEYLHRQCLSRWMTWLLKK; translated from the exons ATGATCGACTTGTTGTTGACGAAGCCCAATTGGAACGACGTCGTAGACGATCAAGATTCAATTCGATCCAGAATGTCCCTTCTCACCGACTTGGAAACCGTTATTTGGTCCGCGGTTGATCGCGCCGAGGCGCGTTTATGGCTCTGCAACACCGTCGCGGGTTTCAACTGCGTCACTTTACTCCATCAGCGTGACCTGTTTCGGGCTTTGCTAAGAACACCAAGGACGAAGCGCGATTTGGCGTCTCAGCTTCTGCATTTCATGTTCGACACCTCGCCCCACAAACTTGGTTCCGTTTTGGCTCGGAGGAGTCACGTGCTTGAGAAATTTTTTCAAG GTAATCCCAAGCGAGTATTGCTGTGGTTTTCCTgctcttcctctggcggtggACTAGAGCAGGGGAAAGGTTTCAAGGCACTGTCCCAGTTTGCATTTAAAAATAGAGATATTTGTTGGGAGGAGCTGGAGTGGAAAGGAAAGCACGGGCAGTCACCAGCAGTAGTTGCTACTAAGCCCCATTATTTTCTGGATTTGGATATTCAGAAAACTGTAGAAAACTTTCTAGAACATGTACCTGAGTTTTGGTCATCTGATGAGTTTGCTGAGTCAGTGAAGGATGgtgatatttttttcattgaCAGGTCATTCTTTGTGCAATATTTCATTGATTTAATGTATAAGGAGGAATATAAAGACATATGGGATGTTGTAAATGAATTCCTTGGGCAGCAGCCCTTCTCCTCTCTGTGTGGACGTCTTCTTATTGTTCTTGAAGATCAAGACTTATGCTACCTTGTGGAATCGCTTTGTGAATCTCTTGGCCCAAGAATGGAACTTCAACAATTCAATGACATCAGTAATTTGTTTGcgattttagtttctaaatgtGGTGCTTATGGATCTATTGACCAGTTACTGCTGCTAAATGCTGTCACTGCACAGCGGAGGCAGCTTCTACGCCTATTACGTGATGAAGAGGCTTGGGAGCCACAAGAAAAAATCAATGAAATTGTGTCAAAGATGTCTGCAATCCCAAGCAATCCTAATATCTTGACAACAATCTTAAAGAACAAATATAAGATGAAAACTATTGAAGTGATAAAGTATGTGGGACTTCTGTCATGGCTTCTTTACTATAGACTGTCACGAGAATGCCAGAACCCCGAGTCTTGGGAGTCTTTGTTTGTTAATAATCAAATTGGTTTTCGTAACTCTAATAAACATACATTGCCAGAGCGGGATGGACCATCAGAAGAAGATTGTTCTGGTTTTGATAGCAGTTCTTCAGTTAGAGTAAAAAGTAGAAGAAAAAAGAAGGCTAGAAAGAAGAAGAGGACCTATTATCGTGATGAAGATGGTGACGATGATGAACTGCTAGATTATGATTCTGCTAGCCAGAAGTTAGTTTCTCTGTCAAATACTAGAAGTTGGTTGCTTTCAACTGATGGATACTCTTCAGGGTTGAGCAGT GCAGATTTACCAGAGTACCTTCATAGACAGTGCTTGTCTAGGTGGATGACATGgcttttaaaaaaatga
- the LOC137808626 gene encoding protein NPG1-like — protein sequence MEFEKNGSVTIREICGNGSCMKVTELEAKLDAGNVEEAEATLRNGLSISSEEAKALLGKLEYQRGNVENAFRVFDGIDLQPIIQQLQTSLSDKTPAKNTLTFEAIYLKAKCLQKLNKCTEAIDGCKSVLDAVEKTYSQGKVDTQGDNKLQEIVSHVVELLPELWKETGCYDEALSAYRNALLGQWNLDNEFCARIQKALAVFLLYSEVEASPPNKTDGSYVPKNNMEEAVLLLLIILRNFVLGKIKWDPSIMEHLVFTLSTCGETSILAKQFEELTPGTYQRIDRWIFLALCNSGAGENNTALNLLRMSLHKHERPDDLIALLLAARICSEDPHLGAEGAGYAQRAVNNAQGLDGHLKGVGLRMLGLCQGIQATVSSSDHERSELQSEALKSLEKAIRLEQNNADLIFELAIQYAMHRNLSVALSCAKQFFDKTGGSTLKGWRLLALVLSAQKRFTEAEVVIDAALDETAKWEQGPLLRLKAKLKNSQLRPMDAIEIYRYVLALVQAQKKSPGPPKQGSQVDDAKINELEVWHGLANLYANLSHWKDAEICLQKARELKEYSPATTHTEAIMFEGRGENLEALTATLNAVLFEPNYVPSKILMASLILKIGFSAAASVARCLLCDALRIEPTNRMAWYYLGLTHKADGRITDAADCFQAASLLEESDPIETFSSMI from the exons ATGGAGTTTGAGAAAAACGGAAGTGTGACGATTCGCGAGATTTGCGGGAATGGAAGTTGCATGAAAGTGACAGAACTTGAGGCCAAACTTGATGCAGGAAATGTTGAAGAAGCAGAAGCAACATTGCGTAATGGGTTATCAATAAGTTCCGAG GAAGCAAAGGCTCTTCTTGGAAAATTAGAGTATCAAAGAGGTAATGTGGAGAATGCCTTTCGAGTGTTTGATGGAATTGATCTTCAACCAATCATACAACAATTACAAACTTCCCTTTCGGACAAAACACCTGCGAAGAATACTTTAACGTTTGAAGCCATCTACCTAAAAGCCAAGTGTTTACAAAAGTTGAACAAATGTACAG AAGCTATTGATGGGTGTAAGAGTGTTCTGGATGCTGTTGAGAAGACATATAGTCAGGGTAAAGTTGATACACAAGGCGACAATAAATTGCAGGAGATAGTGAGTCATGTAGTGGAGCTCCTTCCAGAGCTTTGGAAGGAGACTGGGTGCTATGATGAGGCATTGTCAGCTTATAGGAATGCCCTACTTGGTCAATGGAACCTTGATAATGAATTTTGTGCAAGAATTCAGAAGGCACTTGCTGTGTTTTTGTTGTACAGTGAAGTGGAGGCAAGTCCACCTAACAAGACCGATGGGTCTTATGTACCCAAAAACAATATGGAAGAAGCAGTTCTTCTTTTACTGATTATTTTGAGAAACTTCGTCCTTGGTAAGATAAAGTGGGATCCTTCAATTATGGAACACCTGGTTTTCACACTTTCAACATGTGGAGAAACCTCTATTCTAGCAAAGCAATTTGAAGAGTTGACACCTGGTACATATCAACGCATTGATCGTTGGATTTTTTTAGCTCTGTGTAACAGTGGAGCTGGAGAAAATAATACTGCTTTGAATCTGCTTAGGATGTCTTTGCATAAACATGAACGACCAGATGACCTGATAGCATTATTATTGGCTGCCAGAATTTGTAGTGAGGATCCTCATCTTGGTGCTGAGGGAGCAGGTTATGCACAAAGAGCAGTGAATAATGCCCAGGGATTAGATGGGCATTTGAAAGGTGTGGGTCTAAGGATGTTGGGACTTTGCCAAGGAATACAAGCTACGGTTTCTTCTTCTGACCATGAGAGGTCTGAGCTTCAATCTGAAGCTCTAAAATCATTGGAGAAGGCAATTCGATTGGAGCAGAACAATGCTGATCTCATTTTTGAATTGGCTATTCAATATGCTATGCACAGAAATTTGAGTGTTGCTTTATCATGTGCTAAACAGTTCTTTGACAAAACTGGTGGCTCTACACTAAAAGGGTGGAGATTGCTTGCTCTAGTTTTGTCTGCACAGAAAAGATTTACAGAGGCTGAAGTGGTCATTGATGCAGCTTTAGACGAGACTGCAAAATGGGAGCAGGGGCCACTACTCAGGCTGAAAGCCAAGTTGAAGAACTCTCAATTACGACCCATGGATGCTATTGAAATTTATCGGTACGTTCTTGCATTGGTTCAAGCCCAGAAGAAATCACCCGGGCCTCCTAAACAAGGTTCACAG GTGGATGATGCTAAGATAAATGAACTTGAAGTTTGGCATGGTTTGGCAAATTTATATGCAAACCTTTCTCACTGGAAGGATGCCGAAATCTGTTTGCAGAAGGCCAGAGAGTTAAAGGAATACTCACCAGCAACAACACACACGGAAG CTATTATGTTCGAAGGACGTGGAGAAAATTTAGAAGCTCTGACTGCTACTTTGAATGCAGTTCTGTTTGAACCAAACTATGTGCCAAGCAAGATCTTGATGGCTTCTTTGATACTGAAAATCGGTTTTAGTGCAGCTGCTTCTGTTGCTAGATGTCTACTTTGTGATGCACTTAGAATAGAACCCACCAACCGCATGGCTTGGTATTACTTGGGATTAACTCACAAGGCTGATGGTCGAATAACTGATGCTGCTGATTGCTTCCAAGCAGCTTCCTTGCTTGAAGAATCAGATCCCATTGAAACTTTTAGCTCTATGATTTGA
- the LOC137808624 gene encoding probable methyltransferase PMT20 isoform X1, with product MNNKDGILVTQQEKSMIVPVTIIFVVLCGFSFFMGIIFCSEKDRLLSIYGQISIGSPKESSINPLQIKYISFPECSAEFQDYTPCTDPRRWKKYISRQPTLLERHCPPKSERRECLVPPPDGYKTPITWPKSRDECWYSNVPNEWINKQKSNQHWLKKEGEKFIFPGGGTMFPNGVGKYVDLMQDLIPEMKDGTIRTAIDTGCGVASWGGNLLDRGILTLSLAPRDNHRAQIQFALERGIPAILGVISTQRLPFPSNSFDMAHCSRCLIPWTEFGGTYLLEIHRIVRPGGFWVLSGPPVNYKRRWRGWNTTIEAQTSDYEKLQELLTSMCFKMFKEKGDIAVWQKSEDNNCYNKLVRDTYPPSCDDGIEPDSAWYTPIRPCIVVPDPKFRKLGLPSISKWPERLNVPPERLSMVHRGSAKAFKQDNSKWKKQSAYYKKLIPELGTEKIRNIMDMNTAYGGFAAALINDPVWVMNVVSSYAPNTLPVIFDRGLIGTFHDWCEAFSTYPRTYDLLHLD from the exons ATGAACAACAAAGATGGAATACTAGTCACCCAGCAGGAAAAGAGCATGATTGTCCCTGTGACAATCATATTTGTGGTGCTATGtggattttctttctttatgggtaTAATCTTTTGTTCTGAGAAGGACAGATTATTGTCAATATATGGTCAGATATCCATTGGGTCCCCCAAGGAGTCATCAATAAATCCTCTCCAAATTAAATACATTAGTTTTCCAGAATGCAGTGCTGAATTTCAAGATTACACTCCATGCACAGATCCAAGG AGATGGAAGAAGTACATCTCCCGTCAGCCTACTTTGTTGGAACGCCATTGCCCTCCAAAATCTGAGAGGAGAGAATGCTTAGTTCCTCCCCCGGATGGGTATAAGACTCCAATTACATGGCCTAAGAGCAGAGATGAATGTTGGTACAG CAATGTTCCAAACGAGTGGATTAACAAGCAGAAGTCTAATCAGCATTGGTTGAAAAAGGAAGGAGAGAAATTTATCTTTCCGGGTGGGGGTACTATGTTCCCCAATGGTGTTGGAAAATATGTTGATTTAATGCAAGATCTGATCCCAGAAATGAAAGATGGGACCATTCGAACTGCCATTGATACTGGCTGTGGG gtTGCTAGCTGGGGTGGTAACTTGTTGGATCGTGGGATTCTAACTCTCTCTCTTGCACCAAGAGATAACCATCGAGCTCAGATTCAATTTGCTCTAGAGCGTGGTATCCCTGCAATTCTTGGTGTCATTTCTACACAGAGACTTCCATTCCCATCAAACTCCTTTGATATGGCTCATTGCTCCAGATGTCTAATCCCATGGACAGAATTTG GTGGTACATATCTCCTCGAAATACACCGGATTGTTCGTCCCGGAGGATTTTGGGTCTTGTCTGGGCCACCAGTAAATTACAAGCGCAGGTGGCGTGGATGGAACACAACTATTGAAGCACAAACATCAGATTATGAGAAGTTGCAGGAATTGCTAACTTCAATGTGCTTTAAAATGTTCAAGGAAAAGGGTGACATTGCAGTATGGCAGAAGTCTGAAGATAACAATTGTTACAATAAGCTGGTTAGAGATACCTATCCACCTAGCTGTGATGATGGGATCGAACCAGATTCAGCATGGTATACTCCAATTCGTCCCTGCATTGTGGTTCCAGATCCTAAGTTTAGGAAATTAGGCCTGCCATCCATTTCTAAGTGGCCTGAGCGGTTGAACGTTCCACCAGAACGGCTTTCAATGGTTCATCGTGGGAGTGCTAAAGCTTTCAAACAGGATAACAGTAAATGGAAAAAGCAGAGTGCGTACTACAAGAAGTTGATCCCTGAGCTTGGGACAGAGAAGATAAGAAATATAATGGACATGAACACAGCATATGGAGGTTTTGCTGCAGCCTTGATCAATGATCCTGTATGGGTCATGAACGTGGTCTCATCTTATGCTCCCAATACACTTCCTGTGATTTTTGATCGAGGGCTTATTGGAACCTTCCATGACTG GTGTGAAGCTTTTTCAACATATCCTCGAACATATGACCTGCTTCACCTTGATTGA
- the LOC137808625 gene encoding probable methyltransferase PMT20, translating into MNNKDGKPLTQPDKSRIVPMAIIFVVLCGFSFYMGIIFCSEKDSFDSIYSQKSIEFPKESSTSSLQIKYTSFPECSADYQDYTPCTDPRRWRKFGSYRLTLLERHCPPKFERKECLVPPPDGYKPPIRWPKSRDECWYRNVPYDWINKQKSNQHWLKKEGEKFIFPGGGTMFPNGVGKYVDLMQDLIPEMKDGTIRTAIDTGCGVASWGGDLLDRGILTLSLAPRDNHEAQVQFALERGIPAILGVISTQRLPFPSNSFDMAHCSRCLIPWTEFGGVYLLEIHRILRPGGFWVLSGPPINYERRWRGWNTTIEEQRSDYEKLQELLTSLCFTMYKKKGDIAVWRKSPDNNCYNELARDTFPPKCDDSLEPDSAWYTPLRACVVVPDPKFKKSGLSSISKWPERLHVTPERISLVYHGSDSTLKHDDSEWKKHVGYYKKLIPELGTDKIRNVMDMNTVYGGFAAALIDDPVWVMNVVSSYASNSLPVVFDRGLIGTIHDWCEAFSTYPRTYDLLHLDGLFTAESHRCEMKNVLLEMDRILRPWGYAIFRESSYFTNAIATLGKGMRWECRKEDTESGSDTQKVLVCQKKLWYSSKQGSR; encoded by the exons ATGAACAATAAAGATGGAAAACCACTCACCCAGCCAGACAAGAGCAGGATTGTCCCTATGGCAATCATATTTGTGGTTCTATGTGGATTTTCTTTCTATATGGGTATAATCTTTTGTTCTGAAAAGGATAGTTTTGACTCAATTTACAGCCAGAAATCCATTGAATTCCCCAAGGAATCATCAACAAGTTCTCTGCAGATTAAATACACCAGTTTTCCCGAATGCAGTGCTGACTATCAAGACTACACTCCATGCACCGATCCGAGG AGATGGAGAAAATTTGGATCCTATCGGCTTACTTTGTTGGAACGCCATTGCCCTCCGAAATTTGAGAGGAAAGAATGCTTAGTTCCTCCCCCAGATGGGTATAAGCCTCCAATTAGATGGCCAAAGAGCAGAGATGAGTGCTGGTACAG GAATGTTCCATATGACTGGATTAACAAGCAGAAGTCTAATCAGCATTGGTTGAAAAAGGAAGGAGAGAAATTTATCTTTCCCGGTGGGGGTACTATGTTCCCCAATGGTGTTGGCAAATATGTTGATTTAATGCAAGATCTGATCCCAGAAATGAAAGATGGGACTATTCGAACTGCCATAGATACTGGTTGCGGG GTTGCTAGCTGGGGTGGTGACTTGCTTGATCGTGGGATTCTAACTCTTTCTCTTGCACCAAGAGATAACCATGAAGCTCAGGTTCAATTTGCTCTTGAGCGTGGTATCCCTGCAATTCTCGGTGTCATTTCTACTCAGAGACTTCCATTCCCTTCAAATTCCTTTGATATGGCTCATTGCTCCAGATGCCTCATACCTTGGACAGAATTTG GTGGAGTTTATCTGCTTGAAATACATCGGATTCTTCGTCCTGGAGGATTTTGGGTCTTGTCTGGTCCACCAATCAACTATGAGCGCAGGTGGCGTGGATGGAACACAACCATTGAAGAACAAAGATCAGATTATGAGAAGTTGCAGGAATTGCTGACTTCATTGTGCTTTACAATGTACAAGAAAAAGGGTGACATTGCTGTATGGCGGAAGTCTCCAGATAACAATTGCTATAATGAGCTAGCTAGAGATACCTTTCCACCTAAATGTGATGATAGCCTCGAACCAGATTCAGCATGGTATACTCCTCTTCGTGCTTGTGTGGTGGTTCCAGATCCTAAGTTCAAGAAATCAGGTCTCTCATCCATTTCTAAGTGGCCTGAACGATTGCATGTTACACCAGAACGAATCTCACTGGTTTATCATGGGAGTGATAGCACTTTAAAACACGATGACAGTGAGTGGAAAAAGCATGTAGGGTACTACAAGAAGTTGATCCCTGAACTTGGTACCGACAAAATACGAAATGTAATGGACATGAACACAGTATATGGAGGTTTTGCTGCCGCCTTGATTGATGATCCTGTTTGGGTCATGAATGTAGTCTCATCTTATGCTTCCAATTCACTTCCTGTGGTGTTTGATCGAGGCCTTATTGGAACCATCCACGACTG GTGTGAAGCTTTTTCTACATATCCTCGAACATATGACCTACTTCATCTTGATGGTCTGTTTACAGCAGAAAGCCACAG GTGTGAAATGAAGAATGTGTTGCTGGAAATGGATAGAATCTTGCGACCTTGGGGTTATGCAATCTTTCGAGAATCCAGTTATTTTACCAATGCTATAGCAACCCTTGGCAAGGGCATGCGTTGGGAATGCCGAAAGGAAGATACTGAGAGTGGCAGTGACACTCAGAAGGTATTAGTATGCCAGAAAAAGCTATGGTATTCATCCAAACAAGGTTCAAGATGA
- the LOC137808624 gene encoding probable methyltransferase PMT20 isoform X2 gives MNNKDGILVTQQEKSMIVPVTIIFVVLCGFSFFMGIIFCSEKDRLLSIYGQISIGSPKESSINPLQIKYISFPECSAEFQDYTPCTDPRRWKKYISRQPTLLERHCPPKSERRECLVPPPDGYKTPITWPKSRDECWYSNVPNEWINKQKSNQHWLKKEGEKFIFPGGGTMFPNGVGKYVDLMQDLIPEMKDGTIRTAIDTGCGVASWGGNLLDRGILTLSLAPRDNHRAQIQFALERGIPAILGVISTQRLPFPSNSFDMAHCSRCLIPWTEFGGTYLLEIHRIVRPGGFWVLSGPPVNYKRRWRGWNTTIEAQTSDYEKLQELLTSMCFKMFKEKGDIAVWQKSEDNNCYNKLVRDTYPPSCDDGIEPDSAWYTPIRPCIVVPDPKFRKLGLPSISKWPERLNVPPERLSMVHRGSAKAFKQDNSKWKKQSAYYKKLIPELGTEKIRNIMDMNTAYGGFAAALINDPVWVMNVVSSYAPNTLPVIFDRGLIGTFHDW, from the exons ATGAACAACAAAGATGGAATACTAGTCACCCAGCAGGAAAAGAGCATGATTGTCCCTGTGACAATCATATTTGTGGTGCTATGtggattttctttctttatgggtaTAATCTTTTGTTCTGAGAAGGACAGATTATTGTCAATATATGGTCAGATATCCATTGGGTCCCCCAAGGAGTCATCAATAAATCCTCTCCAAATTAAATACATTAGTTTTCCAGAATGCAGTGCTGAATTTCAAGATTACACTCCATGCACAGATCCAAGG AGATGGAAGAAGTACATCTCCCGTCAGCCTACTTTGTTGGAACGCCATTGCCCTCCAAAATCTGAGAGGAGAGAATGCTTAGTTCCTCCCCCGGATGGGTATAAGACTCCAATTACATGGCCTAAGAGCAGAGATGAATGTTGGTACAG CAATGTTCCAAACGAGTGGATTAACAAGCAGAAGTCTAATCAGCATTGGTTGAAAAAGGAAGGAGAGAAATTTATCTTTCCGGGTGGGGGTACTATGTTCCCCAATGGTGTTGGAAAATATGTTGATTTAATGCAAGATCTGATCCCAGAAATGAAAGATGGGACCATTCGAACTGCCATTGATACTGGCTGTGGG gtTGCTAGCTGGGGTGGTAACTTGTTGGATCGTGGGATTCTAACTCTCTCTCTTGCACCAAGAGATAACCATCGAGCTCAGATTCAATTTGCTCTAGAGCGTGGTATCCCTGCAATTCTTGGTGTCATTTCTACACAGAGACTTCCATTCCCATCAAACTCCTTTGATATGGCTCATTGCTCCAGATGTCTAATCCCATGGACAGAATTTG GTGGTACATATCTCCTCGAAATACACCGGATTGTTCGTCCCGGAGGATTTTGGGTCTTGTCTGGGCCACCAGTAAATTACAAGCGCAGGTGGCGTGGATGGAACACAACTATTGAAGCACAAACATCAGATTATGAGAAGTTGCAGGAATTGCTAACTTCAATGTGCTTTAAAATGTTCAAGGAAAAGGGTGACATTGCAGTATGGCAGAAGTCTGAAGATAACAATTGTTACAATAAGCTGGTTAGAGATACCTATCCACCTAGCTGTGATGATGGGATCGAACCAGATTCAGCATGGTATACTCCAATTCGTCCCTGCATTGTGGTTCCAGATCCTAAGTTTAGGAAATTAGGCCTGCCATCCATTTCTAAGTGGCCTGAGCGGTTGAACGTTCCACCAGAACGGCTTTCAATGGTTCATCGTGGGAGTGCTAAAGCTTTCAAACAGGATAACAGTAAATGGAAAAAGCAGAGTGCGTACTACAAGAAGTTGATCCCTGAGCTTGGGACAGAGAAGATAAGAAATATAATGGACATGAACACAGCATATGGAGGTTTTGCTGCAGCCTTGATCAATGATCCTGTATGGGTCATGAACGTGGTCTCATCTTATGCTCCCAATACACTTCCTGTGATTTTTGATCGAGGGCTTATTGGAACCTTCCATGACTGGTAA